One part of the Micrococcus sp. 2A genome encodes these proteins:
- a CDS encoding helix-turn-helix domain-containing protein: protein MKKVEHVHATYDTPHLNAAVGVFALLANPVSVKMILAIRDIEVSANHLADIVDLPVDQTSHELHRLESAGIVSRQRRESRDFYLLNGVHAGALAEAAIFHAEHQQQERTRAGSPTSNSRPN, encoded by the coding sequence ATGAAGAAGGTTGAGCACGTGCACGCCACGTATGACACACCGCATCTGAATGCGGCGGTCGGAGTCTTCGCGTTGCTGGCGAATCCGGTGAGTGTGAAGATGATCCTCGCCATTCGCGACATCGAGGTCTCTGCCAATCATCTGGCGGACATCGTCGACCTTCCCGTCGACCAGACCTCCCACGAGCTTCACCGCCTGGAGTCGGCCGGGATCGTGAGTCGGCAGCGACGCGAGTCCCGCGACTTCTACCTATTGAACGGTGTGCATGCCGGGGCGCTGGCTGAGGCTGCGATCTTCCATGCCGAACATCAGCAGCAGGAACGCACTCGTGCGGGTTCTCCCACCTCGAACTCGCGACCGAACTGA
- a CDS encoding LysR substrate-binding domain-containing protein, with protein sequence MGTLSSSNTVARRTRSGPCATGAIDAALIRSSSPKRAIGPGLERLPLFTERLVASVTSTDSRARQESVTLADLADGPVAVWATAPTATGELWSTTARMPRTISVANTDEWLTRIAVGDAIGITAEATTHNHRAPEVVYLPIEDAPRVTVALTWPGQRRSHPQVGVFATCAQDYFTRLIDIGSPPRLLSTGADGQLT encoded by the coding sequence GTGGGCACGCTGAGCTCATCGAATACAGTCGCCCGACGGACCCGATCTGGGCCCTGCGCGACGGGGGCGATCGATGCCGCACTCATCCGCTCTTCTTCACCCAAACGTGCCATTGGTCCGGGTTTGGAGCGGTTACCGCTGTTCACCGAACGCCTGGTTGCATCGGTGACGAGTACCGACTCGCGTGCCCGGCAGGAGTCGGTGACCCTAGCCGATCTCGCTGACGGGCCGGTGGCGGTCTGGGCGACCGCTCCGACGGCCACCGGGGAGCTGTGGAGTACGACTGCTCGCATGCCGCGCACGATCTCGGTGGCGAACACGGACGAGTGGTTAACCCGCATCGCTGTCGGCGACGCCATCGGCATCACTGCAGAGGCGACAACGCACAATCACCGCGCGCCGGAGGTGGTCTATCTGCCCATCGAGGATGCCCCACGGGTGACCGTGGCGCTGACCTGGCCAGGGCAGAGGAGGAGCCACCCGCAGGTAGGGGTCTTCGCCACCTGCGCACAGGACTACTTCACCCGACTCATCGACATCGGCTCCCCACCCCGCCTGCTCTCCACCGGGGCCGATGGTCAGCTGACGTAG
- a CDS encoding Cmx/CmrA family chloramphenicol efflux MFS transporter, producing MPFALYLLALVVFAMGTSEFMLAGLVPDISAYFGVSVGTAGLLTSAFAAGMVIGAPAMAALTRRLPVKATLLGCVIVFALSHVVGALTPDFTVLFITRVIAAVVNAGFLAVALGAATKLVAPDAKGRAVAILLAGTTVATVAGVPAGTLLGTALGWQSTFWAIALLCVPAAIGIAAGFTAQADDSPREESFSTSLRVELAQLASPRLLLTMLLAALVNAGTFATLTFLAPIVTDTSGMSQWWVSVALVLFGVGSFIGVTVAGRLSDARPGIVIVGGGSVLVLGWVALALFATNPVALLGLVFAQGVLGFAVGSTLITRVLYAAASAPTMAGSYATAALNVGAAAGPVLAAAALGVMPGALGPVWVAVIVTAAALLLAIPVLRLVAPAESEVVK from the coding sequence ATGCCTTTTGCTCTCTATCTTCTTGCCCTGGTGGTCTTCGCCATGGGTACTTCCGAATTCATGCTCGCCGGCCTCGTGCCGGACATCTCCGCATACTTCGGCGTTTCCGTGGGGACAGCTGGTCTCCTGACATCGGCGTTCGCGGCAGGGATGGTGATCGGCGCACCTGCGATGGCCGCGCTCACTCGTCGCCTCCCCGTGAAAGCGACACTCTTGGGTTGTGTGATCGTGTTCGCGCTGTCCCATGTAGTCGGGGCACTCACACCGGACTTCACTGTTCTGTTCATCACGCGTGTGATCGCGGCGGTCGTCAACGCAGGCTTCTTGGCGGTCGCGCTGGGTGCGGCGACGAAACTCGTGGCACCCGACGCCAAAGGTCGGGCCGTGGCGATTCTGCTGGCGGGCACCACCGTCGCAACCGTCGCCGGCGTGCCCGCGGGTACTCTGCTTGGTACGGCACTCGGCTGGCAGTCGACGTTCTGGGCGATCGCTCTTCTCTGCGTCCCCGCTGCGATCGGCATCGCCGCGGGCTTCACCGCTCAAGCTGACGACTCGCCAAGGGAGGAGTCGTTCTCGACCTCGCTGCGGGTGGAGCTAGCCCAGCTTGCCTCCCCGCGCCTCCTTCTGACGATGCTGCTGGCTGCCCTGGTGAACGCCGGAACCTTCGCGACGCTGACCTTCCTTGCGCCGATTGTTACGGATACCTCCGGCATGAGCCAGTGGTGGGTGTCGGTAGCGCTTGTGCTCTTCGGCGTCGGCTCTTTCATCGGAGTCACCGTTGCGGGACGCCTGTCGGATGCCCGACCCGGAATCGTCATCGTGGGCGGTGGAAGCGTTCTTGTGCTCGGGTGGGTCGCGTTGGCGCTCTTCGCGACGAACCCCGTTGCCCTGCTCGGGCTCGTATTCGCTCAGGGGGTGTTGGGGTTCGCTGTCGGGAGCACGCTGATCACGCGAGTGCTCTATGCGGCGGCGAGTGCGCCCACCATGGCGGGTTCGTATGCGACCGCGGCACTCAACGTCGGTGCAGCAGCAGGTCCAGTCCTCGCCGCTGCCGCACTCGGTGTAATGCCCGGCGCGCTCGGGCCGGTGTGGGTGGCCGTCATCGTAACCGCAGCCGCATTGCTGCTCGCCATTCCCGTTCTTCGACTGGTCGCACCCGCCGAGAGCGAAGTGGTCAAATGA
- a CDS encoding class I SAM-dependent methyltransferase, translating to MTPDDAAREGLSTSRAAYGARAAEYTQQLGTMTAVAEDDRLLVEAWADRVDGVLADVGCGPAHWTAHLASLGHEVMGIEPVEEFVTHARRTHPEVRVEPGSFQTLPVAAVNGILGWYSIIHTPPVEMPLLLERAHQALRPGGSLLLGFFASDQVEAFDHAVTTAWYWPVDELSRLLIAAGFTVLDCGIRQDAGVRRHGWIEANRDR from the coding sequence GTGACCCCTGACGACGCCGCCCGGGAAGGACTTTCCACCAGCCGAGCCGCCTATGGCGCCCGCGCGGCCGAGTACACCCAGCAGCTCGGCACCATGACCGCCGTGGCCGAGGACGACAGGCTGCTGGTCGAAGCCTGGGCCGACCGGGTGGATGGGGTTCTGGCCGACGTCGGCTGCGGGCCGGCCCACTGGACCGCACACCTGGCCTCGCTGGGCCATGAGGTGATGGGCATCGAGCCGGTCGAAGAGTTCGTGACCCATGCGCGCCGAACCCACCCGGAGGTACGCGTGGAGCCGGGTTCGTTTCAGACCCTGCCCGTAGCCGCCGTCAACGGGATCCTGGGCTGGTACTCGATCATCCACACGCCGCCGGTGGAGATGCCTCTCCTCCTGGAGCGCGCGCACCAGGCGCTGCGCCCTGGCGGGTCACTGCTGCTGGGTTTCTTCGCGTCAGACCAGGTGGAGGCCTTCGATCACGCCGTCACCACGGCGTGGTACTGGCCGGTCGATGAGCTCTCCCGCCTGTTGATCGCGGCGGGATTCACCGTGCTCGACTGTGGCATACGGCAGGACGCCGGCGTACGCCGCCACGGATGGATCGAGGCCAACCGTGACCGATGA
- a CDS encoding GNAT family protein: MPVRLRPAVLDDAEALAALARSQRAHLAPWEPKRPAHWFTEAGQREALEQADRDRAADRSYAFVITDDAGHLLGRLTLASVVRGAGQFCSIGYWVAREATGRGVATAAVGQALQIAFGELGLHRVQAEILPHNHASRRVLEHHGFQRYGLAPQYLRIAGRWQDHELWQLLAPSEGQR, translated from the coding sequence ATGCCCGTCCGTCTGCGCCCTGCCGTCCTCGACGACGCCGAGGCCCTCGCCGCCCTGGCACGGAGCCAACGCGCGCACCTGGCCCCGTGGGAGCCGAAGCGCCCCGCCCACTGGTTCACGGAGGCCGGGCAGCGCGAGGCCCTTGAACAGGCAGACCGTGACCGGGCCGCCGACCGCTCCTACGCCTTCGTCATCACCGACGACGCCGGGCACCTGCTCGGCCGTCTCACCCTGGCCAGCGTGGTCCGCGGGGCCGGCCAGTTCTGCTCGATCGGCTACTGGGTCGCCCGCGAGGCGACGGGCCGCGGCGTGGCGACCGCCGCGGTCGGGCAGGCCCTGCAGATCGCCTTCGGCGAGCTCGGCCTGCACCGCGTGCAGGCCGAGATCCTCCCCCACAACCACGCCTCCCGCCGCGTGCTGGAACACCACGGGTTCCAGCGGTACGGCCTGGCTCCGCAGTACCTGCGGATCGCCGGCCGCTGGCAGGACCACGAGCTCTGGCAACTCCTCGCGCCATCGGAGGGGCAGCGGTGA
- a CDS encoding metal-sensitive transcriptional regulator — translation MSVDTDSHQHGYISDKERYLGRMKRIEGQARGIAKMIDEEKYCIDILTQVSALTRALQGVATGLLDDHLKHCVLDAAKLSDEAAVEKIQEATDAINRLVRS, via the coding sequence ATGTCTGTCGATACCGATTCCCACCAGCACGGCTACATCAGCGACAAGGAGCGCTATCTCGGCCGCATGAAGCGCATCGAAGGACAGGCGCGTGGGATCGCGAAGATGATCGATGAGGAGAAGTACTGCATCGACATCCTCACCCAGGTCTCCGCTCTGACCCGTGCCCTCCAGGGGGTTGCGACTGGTCTGCTCGACGACCATCTCAAGCACTGCGTGCTTGATGCCGCCAAGCTCAGCGACGAGGCGGCCGTCGAGAAGATCCAGGAAGCCACCGACGCCATCAACCGGCTCGTTCGCTCCTGA
- a CDS encoding carboxymuconolactone decarboxylase family protein, producing the protein MPRFSRLTPETAVGASRDLLGDLVERHGQVGDMVSTMAHSPAVLGGYLQLSKAMRRAKLDRKVSELVSIAVQSKQGCGMCLASHISAARSLGVSDDEIALAQQGTAMTSPVAAMIALGLQIYREPTSITDEQIDELRGYGYSDREISDVVGVVSLNILTGAFNLVAGLTPGD; encoded by the coding sequence ATGCCCCGTTTTTCCCGATTGACCCCTGAGACCGCAGTGGGGGCCTCACGAGACTTGCTCGGCGATCTCGTCGAGCGGCACGGCCAGGTCGGAGACATGGTCTCGACGATGGCGCACTCCCCGGCGGTGCTCGGCGGCTATCTGCAGCTGAGCAAAGCCATGCGTCGCGCCAAGCTCGACCGTAAAGTCAGCGAGCTCGTTTCGATCGCCGTGCAGTCGAAGCAGGGATGCGGAATGTGCCTGGCCTCGCACATCAGCGCGGCACGATCGCTCGGGGTCAGCGATGACGAGATCGCACTCGCCCAGCAGGGTACGGCGATGACCAGCCCGGTCGCGGCGATGATCGCGCTCGGCCTCCAGATCTACCGTGAGCCTACGTCGATCACCGACGAGCAGATTGACGAGCTTCGGGGATACGGGTACAGCGACCGTGAGATCTCTGATGTCGTCGGGGTCGTGTCGCTGAACATTCTCACCGGCGCCTTCAACCTGGTTGCTGGCCTCACGCCGGGCGACTGA
- a CDS encoding SUMF1/EgtB/PvdO family nonheme iron enzyme, with protein sequence MAWASLDHLDGPQPVGRKTPNTWGLYDMLGNVR encoded by the coding sequence ATCGCCTGGGCCAGCCTCGACCACCTCGATGGACCCCAGCCCGTCGGCCGGAAGACACCCAACACCTGGGGCCTATACGACATGCTTGGCAACGTCCGGTAA
- a CDS encoding metalloregulator ArsR/SmtB family transcription factor: protein MATVAYAHLFQAFAEPTRLAIVQHLASGEHRVRDLVEHMGLAQSTVSKHVGFLVECGLATMRPEGRSTWYSLAQSELLRTLIAAAERLLDATGTQTLLCTHLRLPHTHHATDTDKK, encoded by the coding sequence GTGGCGACAGTAGCGTACGCCCACCTGTTCCAGGCATTTGCGGAGCCGACGAGGTTAGCGATCGTGCAGCACCTCGCCTCCGGGGAGCACCGGGTCCGGGACCTGGTCGAGCACATGGGCCTGGCCCAGTCCACGGTGAGCAAGCATGTCGGCTTCCTCGTCGAGTGCGGCCTGGCGACGATGCGCCCGGAAGGGCGCTCCACCTGGTACTCGCTGGCACAGTCCGAGCTCCTGCGTACCCTCATCGCCGCTGCCGAACGCCTCCTCGATGCCACCGGCACGCAGACCCTGCTCTGCACGCACCTGCGACTCCCACATACCCACCACGCGACAGATACGGACAAGAAGTAG
- a CDS encoding RCC1 domain-containing protein, translated as MASWSEVVAVPAGSLHTVGIRRNGSVLACGKPAAGRAVTRLAHG; from the coding sequence GTGGCCAGCTGGAGCGAGGTCGTCGCCGTTCCCGCGGGCTCCCTGCACACCGTGGGAATCCGAAGGAACGGCTCCGTCCTGGCGTGCGGCAAACCCGCCGCAGGTCGCGCTGTGACGCGCCTTGCGCACGGGTGA
- a CDS encoding IS481 family transposase, whose product MTHANSPLTVEGRRRLIERCRTRPLAHVAAEMGISRATASKWVGRYRRFGEVGLHDRASTPIRQPTATRNEVVVMIEAMRRHHKWSASRIAFELDQRGISVSRRTVTRLLAHLGLNRRKIIDPTGATNREPQKIVAERPGHMMHIDVKKTGRIPDGGGWRVHGKGSIEAKKVARTKKRGAKTGYVFLHSAIDGYSRLAYTEALSDEKAVTAVAFLDRARAWFAAHGITHIERIVTDNGACYRASAFAAAMGESRHQRITPYTPRHNGKIERYNRILAEEFLYVRTWHSEHERAAALDVWNQHYNYHRPHGAHDGQPPASATPARVNNVLASYS is encoded by the coding sequence ATGACGCATGCGAACTCGCCATTGACGGTCGAGGGTCGTCGCCGACTTATCGAACGCTGTCGGACTCGACCCCTCGCGCATGTCGCCGCCGAGATGGGCATCTCCCGAGCCACCGCATCCAAATGGGTCGGACGATACCGCCGATTCGGTGAGGTCGGCTTGCATGATCGTGCGTCTACCCCAATCCGTCAGCCAACGGCAACGCGGAACGAAGTCGTGGTGATGATCGAAGCCATGCGACGCCATCACAAGTGGTCAGCCTCACGTATCGCGTTCGAGCTGGATCAGCGTGGCATTTCGGTCAGCCGCCGCACGGTCACGCGCCTACTCGCACACCTCGGGCTGAATCGCCGGAAGATCATCGACCCGACCGGTGCAACGAACCGAGAACCGCAGAAGATCGTCGCTGAGCGCCCCGGACACATGATGCACATCGACGTGAAGAAGACAGGACGCATCCCGGACGGCGGCGGCTGGCGCGTGCACGGCAAGGGCAGCATCGAAGCAAAGAAGGTCGCGCGGACGAAAAAGAGAGGCGCCAAGACTGGATACGTGTTTCTCCACTCTGCGATCGACGGATACTCCCGACTCGCCTACACGGAAGCACTGTCCGATGAGAAAGCAGTGACCGCAGTTGCGTTCCTCGATCGCGCGAGAGCATGGTTCGCCGCGCACGGCATCACCCACATTGAGCGCATCGTGACCGACAACGGCGCCTGCTACCGGGCCAGCGCATTCGCTGCTGCCATGGGCGAGAGCCGACACCAGCGCATCACGCCCTACACGCCGCGACACAACGGAAAGATCGAACGCTACAACCGCATCCTCGCCGAGGAGTTCCTCTACGTACGCACCTGGCACTCAGAACACGAACGCGCCGCAGCACTCGATGTCTGGAACCAGCACTACAACTACCACCGACCCCACGGCGCACACGACGGACAACCGCCAGCTTCCGCGACGCCGGCACGTGTCAACAATGTCCTGGCCTCGTACAGTTAG
- a CDS encoding cation diffusion facilitator family transporter, with product MGAGHNHGPAASETGHPGDFRKKLWIAFSITATIVVAQAIGSIITGSLALLTDTAHAITDASGLLVALIAATLMLKPANSKRTWGFRRIEVIAALGQSALLLAVGTYAAIEGIRRLFEPPEVPASELLIFGIIGLVANIIAITILASSRGSNFNMRAAFLEVLNDALGSLGVIIAAIVIATTGFMQADAIAGLLIATLIVPRAFKLMRETTGVLMEFTPKGLDLDKVRSHILELDHVKDVHDLHASTVATGLPILTAHVVVEDECFTDGRAAQTLHEIKDCVAGHFEVSIHHSTFQIETEHIAEHEPEISKHD from the coding sequence ATGGGCGCAGGACACAATCACGGCCCCGCCGCCAGCGAGACCGGTCACCCCGGAGATTTCCGCAAGAAACTCTGGATCGCATTCTCGATCACCGCGACGATCGTCGTTGCCCAGGCCATCGGCTCGATCATCACCGGCAGCCTCGCACTGCTGACCGACACCGCCCATGCCATTACCGATGCCTCCGGGCTGCTGGTCGCACTGATCGCCGCGACGCTGATGCTCAAGCCCGCCAACTCCAAGCGCACCTGGGGGTTCCGGCGTATTGAAGTGATCGCAGCCCTCGGACAGTCGGCACTGCTGCTGGCGGTGGGCACCTACGCCGCCATCGAAGGCATCCGGCGACTGTTCGAGCCGCCGGAGGTGCCCGCAAGCGAACTGCTGATATTCGGCATCATCGGCCTGGTCGCGAACATCATCGCCATCACCATCCTCGCCTCCAGCCGCGGTTCGAACTTCAACATGCGTGCCGCGTTCCTCGAAGTTCTCAATGATGCCCTCGGGTCGCTCGGAGTGATCATCGCGGCGATCGTCATCGCCACGACCGGGTTCATGCAGGCCGATGCCATCGCCGGACTGCTTATCGCCACATTGATCGTGCCTCGCGCGTTCAAGCTCATGCGCGAGACCACTGGCGTCCTTATGGAGTTCACTCCCAAGGGCCTCGACCTCGACAAGGTGCGTTCGCACATCCTCGAACTTGACCATGTCAAAGATGTCCATGACCTGCACGCCTCCACTGTGGCGACCGGCCTGCCGATCCTGACCGCCCACGTCGTCGTCGAGGACGAGTGTTTCACCGACGGTCGTGCCGCGCAGACGCTCCACGAGATCAAAGATTGCGTCGCAGGACACTTCGAGGTCTCCATCCATCACTCGACCTTCCAGATCGAGACCGAGCACATTGCCGAACATGAACCGGAAATCAGCAAGCACGACTGA